In a single window of the Tetrapisispora phaffii CBS 4417 chromosome 11, complete genome genome:
- the CUL3 gene encoding cullin CUL3 (similar to Saccharomyces cerevisiae CUL3 (YGR003W); ancestral locus Anc_4.138), with translation MMHPRKTKIRIPQNTSNDLNFDEVLTLLQDAIDKIFNDDVGVLSFEKLYHAIYTQVRGGQSEKIYKEVKTYVVKKLDKIQTNLFAQHLNNEKKLSDLEMLKTVANMWEKLCYKFKIISDLMIYLDKVYSKENRKLELYDLFLELFKNTILNKMVLEINKILLKTINKVRDLKVGKMPSDTTIDEAECIEIWKIIISMMELIEDGKGNYFLNRSETYLIEETASYYKNIDLSNNLSLKEYLKKVTAFKEIEFTLDTLFLNSDTSTKITSSLDEVLIMDKITYRLPTFVRQCANDNDTKLLQELYSLSSQTKFRLNVINAIKLCLNDDLSACTVDTTIRKRSTIAFKWCSCILEIYQAFEKLLNDIDFDDIDLSENEQTNVNKASVIIRSVFSKYLALESSLKTEMISLYLDTYSKTLRDENGTPSSKKNLDKCIKLLPLLSEKDLFESLYKQYLSKRLLQKTSTLKHEKWMVKKIKEQMGTFFTSKFEGMLRDIQTSEDMLKVYKNNYGDKLFDIEYTPNVLTMTTWPFNHDNSLTDGNTLEENKITLPDKLEEMQDNFEKCYKKKYDQRLLKWSANLSMMVIGYQFEKSYHELALPLYSALIFLLFQENDSLTFDEMSNYTKIPEKELTRHLISLAVAPRNRILKKFPLTKTISGDHQFSINESFTHPSRSVKIHIINATATAINPKPTSSTSSVEESLHRERLQTLNTAVVRVMKAHRKLLFNELLEKSIELMKDRFTVTASMLTKSINNLVSKEYLQRDPDSKDLIYYLP, from the coding sequence ATGATGCATCCAAGAAAAACGAAGATTAGGATCCCTCAGAATACATCTaatgatttgaattttgacGAAGTCTTAACTCTATTACAAGAtgcaattgataaaatctttaatgATGATGTTGGGGTACTTTCTTTTGAGAAGTTATATCATGCCATTTATACCCAAGTTAGAGGAGGTCAATCtgagaaaatatataaggaggTAAAAACATACgttgttaaaaaattagataaaATTCAAACCAATCTATTTGCTCAACATCTgaataatgaaaagaaacTTAGTGATTTAGAGATGTTAAAAACTGTAGCTAACATGTGGGAAAAATTATGCTATAAGTTCAAGATAATTTCAGATCTTATGATATATTTAGACAAAGTctattcaaaagaaaacaggaaattagaattatatgatttatttttggaaTTATTCAAGAATACAATCCTAAATAAAATGGTTTTAGAGATTAACAAAATCTTATTAAAAACGATTAACAAGGTTCGTGATTTGAAAGTAGGAAAAATGCCAAGCGACACAACTATCGATGAAGCTGAGTGTATTGAAATATGGAAGATCATAATATCAATGATGGAATTGATTGAAGATGGGAAAGGTAACTATTTCCTAAATCGTTCCGAAACATATTTAATAGAAGAAACTGCATCGTATTACAAAAACATTGATCTttccaataatttatcattgaAGGAGTACCTGAAAAAAGTAACTGCTTTTAAGGAAATTGAGTTTACTTTGGATACTCTCTTTTTGAATAGCGATACTAGCACAAAAATAACATCATCGTTGGATGAAGTTTTAATTATGGACAAAATTACATATAGATTACCAACATTCGTGCGCCAATGTgctaatgataatgatacCAAATTATTGCAAGAGCTTTATAGTTTATCATCGCAAACTAAATTTAGATTAAACGTTATTAATGCAATTAAATTATGCCTTAATGACGATCTATCAGCATGTACAGTAGATACGACTATAAGAAAGAGAAGTACCATAGCTTTTAAATGGTGTTCTTGCATTTTAGAGATATATCAAGCATTTgaaaaacttttaaatGACATTGATTTTGACGATATAGATCTATCAGAAAACGAACAAACGAATGTAAACAAGGCTAGTGTTATAATTAGAAGTGTATTTTCAAAGTATTTAGCACTGGAATCTTCTTTGAAAACAGAAATGATTTCGTTATATCTAGATACTTACTCAAAGACGCTTCGCGATGAGAATGGAACGCCTTCATCTAAAAAGAACTTAGATAAATGTATTAAGTTATTGCCTTTATTATCAgaaaaagatttatttgaGTCCTTGtataaacaatatttatcaaagaGACTACTACAAAAAACTTCAACACTTAAGCATGAAAAATGGATGgtgaaaaaaatcaaagagCAAATGGGTACATTTTTTACATCCAAATTTGAAGGCATGTTAAGAGATATCCAAACTTCTGAAGATATGTTAAAagtttataaaaataattatggtgataaattatttgatatagAATACACTCCCAATGTATTAACTATGACCACCTGGCCATTTAATCATGATAATTCACTGACTGATGGAAATACTTTAGAGGAGAATAAGATAACTCTCCCAgataaattagaagaaatgcaagataattttgaaaaatgcTATAAGAAGAAATATGATCAGAGATTATTGAAATGGTCTGCCAATCTGAGTATGATGGTAATTGGCTACCAATTTGAGAAAAGTTATCATGAACTTGCATTACCTCTATATTCtgcattaatatttttattatttcaagAAAATGATTCTTTAACATTTGATGAAATGAGCAACTACACAAAGATTCCAGAGAAAGAATTAACTCgtcatttaatttcattagcTGTAGCTCCAAGAAATagaatattgaagaagttTCCCTTAACGAAGACAATCAGTGGAGATCATCAATTTTCTATTAATGAGTCTTTTACACATCCATCGCGTAGTGTCAAAatacatataataaatGCGACGGCAACAGCAATTAACCCCAAACCCACATCTTCAACATCTTCAGTTGAAGAATCATTGCATAGAGAAAGGCTACAGACCTTGAACACTGCTGTTGTGAGAGTAATGAAAGCTCATAggaaattattatttaatgaactCTTGgaaaaatcaattgaattgatGAAGGATAGATTCACGGTGACAGCATCAATGTTAACCAAATCAATTAACAATTTAGTTAGTA